The genome window TTTTGATCTAGTCTGGCAAGACAATGTCTTAATCTCGTATTTTCTCCCTCTACTCTGGTCATGTATGTTTTACTAATAAATTGTCTGCGACAATCAACACAAATATGATTTTGTTTTCCATTTTTATTGATACCCTTGGAAGCACATTCTGGACATTTCATATTTTTTCACTTCACTTTTTCCCCTTTTTCTCAGACCCTCATTCACCAACGCCGTATTTTTATTTAATTTAACTGTTAATTAATTGTACAGTGTAAGAATGTTGAGGATTAGTGAAAATTTCCTCGGTGATGGCTAACTCAACTATTTTCCCTTGATTCATTACTGCAATACGATCGCACATATACCGCGCCACACTCAAATCATGGGTAATAAAAAGATAGGTGAGTTTAAATTCTTCTTTTAATGCCAACATCAATTTAAGCACTTGGGCTTGTACTGTCGCATCAAGCATACTCACAGGTTCATCACAAATCACTAATTTAGGATTGGTAATTAGTGCCCGTGCGATCGCCACTCGCTGTTGTTGACCCCCTGAAACTTCTTTGGGATAACGATCTAAATAATCCTCAGGAGGACATAGCCCCACTTTACTTAACATTTGGATTACTTTTGACCTGATTTCTGTTTTGTTGCCCAATTTGTGGATAATAAGAGGCTCTGCGATCGCCTTGCCGATGGGTATGAGAGGGTTTAAACAGGCGAGGGGATCTTGAAAAATCATCTGGATTTCCCTACGCACATTAAGCATTGATCGTGGTGACAATATACTAATATCTTTTTCTTGGAAAATTACCTGCCCTGAAGTAGGTTTAATTAGTTGTAAAATTGTCCGAGAAAGGGTACTTTTGCCACATCCTGACTCTCCTACTAAACCAAAAATTTCCCCTTCGTATAATTGAAAATTAATATTATCAACAGCTTTAATTATTTCTGTTTTTTTACCTAATAATTGTTCAATAAAATTGGGTTCTAAGCTATAGTATTTGTCTATTTTTTTTAATTCTAAAATAGTTGTTTTTTTCTCTTTTTCTTTATCTAAATAATGCTCTTTTTTTTCTTGATTATGTAGAGCAGAATTTAACAAAATCTTACTATAATCATGGCTAGGTTGATTCATAACATCTTGTACCATGCCAGTTTCCACCATCTTTCCTTGATACATTATCCCAATGTGGTCGCCATATTTCCCTACCATATTTAAGTCATGGGAAATCAAAATCAAACCCATTTCTTGTTCTTTACAAAGGGTTGTCAACTCCCTTAAAATTTGATTAGAAATAGTAACATCAAGGCTGGTTGTCGGCTCATCGGCTATGATTAATTTCGGTTGTAGTACAAGAGTAAGGGCGATCGCCACCCGTTGACGCATACCACCACTAAACTCGTGGGGATATTGACTAAAACGCTTCTCAGGTATCTTAACCAACTCCAGAGTATTTATGACCCTTTCCTTTATTTCTTGGGAAGATAAATCAGGACGATGGGCTTTGATAGTTTCCCGACAATGTTCCCCAATAGTCATCAAAGGATCTAATCTTGTCATGGGATCTTGAAATATCAGCCCTACCCCTTCGCCCCTAAACTTGCGCATCTGTCGGAAATTATAAGATATAACCGATTCTTCTTGGAAAAGAATATTTCCCTCAATTCTTGTTTGGGCCGGTAACAAACCCATAATCGCCTTGCCAATGGTTGACTTACCACAACCTGATTCTCCTACTAATGCAATAATTTCCCCCTTCTCCACATCAAAAGAAACATCATTTACTACCCAATTTATGTTCTCTTCACTATTTTGATAATTGCTTTTATAAGCAATTTTTAGATTTTGAATGGATAAAAGAGATAAATTCATATCAATATTTATTGTGCCTAATCAAGAAAAATACAGATAAAAATAGATAAATTATTTATAAAAGAAATCAAAATCTTTTAACGCAAATAATCTATTTTTATTCAATCTATAGTGATATTTTACTCTTTTATTAAATTTATCAATATAACTACTTTTTCTCGTAGTAGAAGCATCAAAATGCTTCGTAACATTTTTTAGTCTTTCCCAAGATGGAGTTAGAGAAGTCTTTAAGCCTATTTTTAGTGCGGTTATCCCAATAACATTTCCCTCTCCAGAGTGAATGCGATTTAACTCAAGATAAAGCCCTATTTTGCCCCATTGTTCGATAAATTCAAGTTCCTTACCATTATCTTTCGAAACAATGAATAAAGATTCGTAGACAAAATTTGCCTGTGATATATCAACTTCAATCTTTGTTGCAATTTTATTTAATCTTTCTAATCTTTCAGGGGTGTATTTATTAACATGGGTAACTAAATTTTCATTAAAACCTTCAATTACTCCTTTAGAAAAACTCAAATCTTGAGGTATAGTATCAACTATACGAGTATCTGCATCAATTTGAATAACATTATCAAATTTGGATAATGCTTTAAGAATGACAAAACGTTTATCATGGTAACAATGTAGAATTCCTTGTTGAGATAATTTAAAAGGAATAACATTATTTAGAGATAATAAATCTTTGGGTTTATCAGTCCCTACCACTAGCATGGTACCCGGAGAATATTTTTTTAAATCTTCTGCTAATGTTTTTGTCATTTTTCTATACCTTTCTCCTAAAGCGAGGGTACTAAAGCAGAATTTATCGTTAGTATTATTCATTTTTTATATAATTAAATCTTAGTTATATTATAAATATTTTATTTTTTCTCTACAGCCTTTCTTCTTACATAATGTACCTCATACCATCCCCTATGATTATATTTAACCACCACAGCTTTGGGGGTAAAAGTAATCACATAAGTATCAAGAAAAATAAGCAACTTTGAACGATTAGGGGCGACTGCCTCCCTGACAGTTTCTTCATGACGGTGACGATGTAAAATTAGATCAATCGATTCTTTATAGGCTTGAGGAATCGCAATAATAATATGTTTAAAAATGGTTAATAATTCTTTTATTGTTTCCCCCGAAGTATTTGATTTTGTTTTACTAAAAATGTTATAGGGAGGCAAAAGCATTGCTACTAATACACCGATGATGACATTAGCAACGCCAAAATCAGCAGTTAATAAAAACCAAAGGACTAAACGAAAAAGGATACTGGGGACCATGATACTACCATCCAAAATAATACAACTAACATTAAGATCATTACCCCTATAATTTGTTCTAATTCTTCAAAATATCGGGATAAAGTAAAAATCATTTTTTTAAATAGCAAAAGATGCAGTGCAAAACCGATCGCATTTAACCCCAAAGCTTTTAGGATATTAAGGGGAGTATAAGCAGGAAGATATAAGAAATTAGCCATGAAAATAGCCCCCATCAAAGGTATTACACCCCACCATAAATTTGATTTAACCCTGTCGATGCCATCACTAGGTAAAAAAATAAACTTAGCGTAAATCATCGCAGTACCCACCGCACTAATATTCATTAATAACTCCTCCGTGGAAGATAGACTTTTGAGAGCGAGGGTTTTGGCACAAAAACCATAAAATAGGGGAAAACCACAAATAGATAAACTACCCACCACCAATGTTAACCATAACCTCGTACTCATGGCTCTATTTTGTAACTCTTGAATGCTACGACTAGGCAAAACTCCACTTACCATGAATAAATTCGCCTTCGCTAATCCGTGGGCAAGGGCGTAATAACCTCCCACTTCTGGGGCGACTAAAATCCAGCCTAGTTGAGATACGGTACTAGAAGCGAGGATTCTTTTAGTATCTTGGGAAAAGAAAGCATAAAAAATACCAAAAAATGCCGTTGCAACACCAACAATATGGATAAAGTTATTAAAGTCTTCCATTATCACGGCACAGCGTAATAAAGGAAAAATTCCCGCTTTCACTACCACCCCCGACAAAATAGCTGATACGGGGCTTTCAGACTCTGCATGGGTAAGGGGTAACCACAAACCTGATATAAAAATTCCCCCTTTGGTTAGCAAACCAAGAAAAATTAAAGCAATGGCTTCCGGAGTACTATTTATCAATCCTTCAAAGGCAAAAGACTGATTACTTTTATATACTAAAATGGTTCCCATAAGATAAAACAACATGGCAATATTGCTAGTAAAAAGGTAGCGCAATCCTACCCAGATACTACGATCTGTACGAGGATATGATACTAACAGAAAAGCGGATATTCCAATCACTTCTAAGGCTACATAAACACTGAGAAAATCAGCACTAACAAAAACGGCATTCATACTACCGTGAAGGATAATAGCTTGGGTATAAAAAAATGTTTTTTTCTCGGTTTGCCAACAATAAAGAATTACAGCCCCCGTAACAAGGGCATTGGTTAAAATAAAGTAACCACTTAAATTATTAACTAATAGTTTTACGCCAAAGTTATCCAGTAATTGGATGGATAAATTGACGTTATTAAGAATAATATAGATTGAGTAAATAGCTGATATAGAAACGGTTAACAGACAAAATAATCTATCTATTTTGGGAATGAGATAAATTAAAAAACCAGAAAATAAAGGAAGAAAAATTGCAATAATAGTTAAATTGGTCATGGGGTGTTATTTTTTTCTATTTCACTACTTTCTAAGGTGGGGTTATTTTTGCCTAATTTCATTACTCCCACTAACATTAAGGCTTGGATAGAAAAGCCGATTACAATGGCGGTTAAAATTACTGCTAGGGGTACAGGATCAGCGTATTCTATGGTATCGTTATCTATCTGCCCTACTAGAATCGGGGTAAAAACTCCCGTTCGTGATGCTACCCAGACGTAATAGGCTACTACCCCCGTACTCATAACGTCCATGGACATAATTTTCATGACTAAATTTTTTTTGAAAATCGTGCCAAAGAAACCGCAGAGAATTGTTATTAAGATGAATGCTTCTAACACAGTTTAATCAATGGTGGTTATAGTTTGTAATTTATAGTTTAATACGTTTTGATAGACTTTTATGTATGGTAAGGATAAAAAATGCTGATAGATAAAATAGTAAAATTGTAAGTTTCGATGGTCAAACAATAACAACAAAGAAATATCTCAAGGTGTGTAATCAATGATTATCTCATTAAAAGATTAGTTATTTAATGCTTTGAGAAAATTCTTCATGGTGGCAAATAATCCTAAAGAGGCAGATTTAACACTGGTTTCTTCTTCCTCTTGATTCCCCATTAAAATCCTATCTAATGCTTCTCCTAGGGGTTTTTGGGGTACTTCGGTAATTAGTTCAAATTGATTGCCTTCTAATTCTCGCCATACCTGCCATAATCCAGGAAAAGTTCTGATTACTACGGCTTCGTCAAGGGGGCGATAATAGTAACTTGATTCGAGGGTGCTTAAAAATCTTTCCCTTAGTTGTCGGGCTGCATAACCAATTCCGACTACAGAAATATCTTCTAATTGAGGAATAATAAGGATTACAGGGCGATCGCCCACAAGGTTGCATAACTTTTCTACCTGTGCTACTTCTACCGCTGAAGGAGAAATGACCAAATAAAACTCGTCGGTGTCACTAACACGATTTTCAATGGGGCTTCTGCTACTACCCAAATCCGAAACCTGAAAGGCTGTTTCTCCCCATTCTCTTCTTGCTAATGCCGCTGCCCCAGTATCGGGGAAAAAGACCTTTAAACCAGCCCCATAATCGCTAAATAACTGGGCAAATGCAAAAGCTAACTCCTGACCTTTGAGGGCGATTTCAGGGATGATTAATTCTACCTGAAGACGGTTAAAACCGCTTTCTAAAGCCGTTAGGGTGGCTGTGTGAGCCTGTGCGATCGCACTTTCGAGGGATTGAGGAATTTGAGTCATATTAACTAATATTTAGGGTTATAATAAATACTGACAAGTTTCTGTTTATCTATTCTCATCTTAAACCGATAACTGCCACACAGAAAATGACCCCCACCACAAATTTACCTAGCGAAAATATAACTACTAATAAAATCGTAGTTGTCGAAACCTACGAACTATCAAAAATTTACCTTACAGGATTTTGGCTCAATAAAAAAGTACCCTCCCTCAAAAATTGTACCTTGCAAGTTTATAAAGGGGAAACATTCGGCTTACTAGGGCCTAACGGTGCAGGAAAAACCACCCTTCTTAAAACCCTTCTGGGTATTGTTAAACCCACTTCTGGCCGGGCAAAGTTACTAGGAAAGCCTCTAGGAGATAATAGTGTTAAACAAAGATTAGGGTATTTACCAGAAAACGCTTATTACTATGATTTTTTAACCGCATGGGAATTTTTACACTTTATCGCTTCTTTATTCCAGATTCCTAAACATGAACAAAATAAACGTATTTTAGAACTTCTCGATTTAGTAGGTTTAGCCAAACAAACTGCCCAGAAAAAGCAATTAAGGCAATATTCTAAAGGGATGATGCAAAGGGTAGGCATGGCACAGGCTCTCATAAATGATCCCGAAATAGTCTTTTTTGATGAACCGATGTCTGGATTAGATCCCATGGGACGTTATCAGGTAAGACAAATTATATTATCCCTCAAAGAGCAGGGAAAAACTATCTTTTTTAACTCCCATGTGTTGGCAGATGTAGAGAAAATTTGCGATCGCATTGCCATCCTTGCCCGAGGAGAATTATTAAATATAGGCTCTTTGGATGATATTTTAGGCACCCAAGAAACCTACCACGCCACCATCAGAAATGGTGAAATAAAGGACATGGAAGACTGGTTAACTAATATCACCCAAGAAAATCATATTTTTCGGGGCGAATTAGAAGGCAACCCCCAAGAATTTATTAACCACCTTGCCACCACCAAGGGAGAGTTAGTCAGTATAAATCTTGTGCGCGACTCCCTCGAAGATTACTTTATCCGTCAATTAGAAGAAAGGGGCATTACATCCAGTCAGTAGGCGGGAGAGGAATTGATAATTGAGAATTGAGAATGGATAATAAATCCCCATGATCTAAATTATGCAAGTTGAATTTGGGATACAATTTTCTGGTCAAGATGAGGAGCAATTGACTTATTCACTATCCATCGTCAATTATCCTTGATGTACTAATCGTATATCCCAAATACTAAAAATACATAGATTTTGAAAAAAAGTATCAGAAAATACCTTTAATCCCAAGCAGAAATGACAGGATGAGAGTGATATAAAATGGGTATCCCCTTGTCATTGTCAGATTATGAGTGAGAAAGTAAAGACAGTTTGTCCTTATTGCGGTGTCGGTTGTGGTTTAGAAATAATTAATCCCCCCGAATCGGTTTCTGAGCAAAAATCCATGGTGGTAGGGAAGGTTATGGGCGATCGCACTCACCCCTCCAGTTTAGGGAAAGTATGTGTCAAAGGGGCTACGGTGGGGGAAGCCATCAAAGAAAGTCGTTTAGAATATCCCCTCTGGCGAGAAACCCTAGACCAAGAATTTCAGCGTATATCGTGGGAAGAAGCCTTCGAGAAAATAGTTAATCAAATCAACAAAGTAAGAGATACCATAGGGGTTGACGGTATCTGTATGTATGGCTCAGGGCAATTTCAAACCGAAGATTATTATATCGCCCAAAAACTCTTTAAAGGATGCCTAGGTACCAATAACTTTGATGCTAATTCCCGTCTCTGTATGTCTTCCGCCGTTTCAGGATATGTAGGAAGTTTCGGTGCCGATGGGCCTCCCTGTAACTATGCTGACTTAGAAAACACCGACTGTGCCTTTTTGGTTGGTACCAACACCGCCGACTGTCATCCCATCGTATTTAACCGTTTAAGGGCATATTACAAGAAAAATGACCATGTAAAAATGGTAGTAATTGACCCCCGTTTCACAGCTACCGCCCAAGCCGCCGATCTCCATTTAGCTATCCAACCCGGCACCGATATTGATCTTTTTAACGGTATTGCTTATTTACTAGAAAAATGGGGCAAAATTGATCCTAACTTTATCGCCCAACATACCGATAATTTTGCTGACTATCAAGAAATTATCAAAGACTATCCCCCCGAAAAAGTTGCCCATATCTGTGGCATTACCGAAGCCGACTTAATCACCGTCGCCACCTATTGGGCGCAGTCGAATCGGGTTATTTCCATGTGGTCCATGGGTTTAAATCAATCCTCCGAAGGTACTGCCAAAATTCGCACCCTCATCAACCTCCATCTCATGACAGGTACCCTTGGGAAAGAAGGATGTGGCCCCTTTTCCCTCACAGGGCAACCCAACGCCATGGGGGGCAGAGAGGCGGGGGGTTTAGCCCATATTCTCCCCGGTTATCGCCTTGTGAATAATCCTCAGCATC of Cyanobacterium sp. HL-69 contains these proteins:
- the narB gene encoding ferredoxin-nitrate reductase NarB, which codes for MSEKVKTVCPYCGVGCGLEIINPPESVSEQKSMVVGKVMGDRTHPSSLGKVCVKGATVGEAIKESRLEYPLWRETLDQEFQRISWEEAFEKIVNQINKVRDTIGVDGICMYGSGQFQTEDYYIAQKLFKGCLGTNNFDANSRLCMSSAVSGYVGSFGADGPPCNYADLENTDCAFLVGTNTADCHPIVFNRLRAYYKKNDHVKMVVIDPRFTATAQAADLHLAIQPGTDIDLFNGIAYLLEKWGKIDPNFIAQHTDNFADYQEIIKDYPPEKVAHICGITEADLITVATYWAQSNRVISMWSMGLNQSSEGTAKIRTLINLHLMTGTLGKEGCGPFSLTGQPNAMGGREAGGLAHILPGYRLVNNPQHRAEVEQLWNLPENSISPQIGKTAWETIIGLETGEVQFYWVAATNPVVSMPDLERTKKALLNSPFTVYQDAYFPTETAYYAHLVLPASQWSEKTGTMTNSERVVTYCPTFTEPVGESKADWEIFAEVGKRLGFEQYFTFENSAQVYDEFVSLTKNRPCDMSGLSHALLKQAPIQWPFPEGANSEDKYGRRLYTDLKFHTPNQKAQFIAVHSRGLAEPPNPDYPFVLTIGRLYGHWHTMTRTGRIAKINKMHPEPLLEIHPKDANKYGIESGDMVAITSLRGKAIFKALVTRAIAPRTLFVPMHWGFLWGENTEANNLSHPVACPISKQPELKACAVNIVKV
- the mnhD gene encoding multicomponent Na+:H+ antiporter subunit MnhD; the protein is MTNLTIIAIFLPLFSGFLIYLIPKIDRLFCLLTVSISAIYSIYIILNNVNLSIQLLDNFGVKLLVNNLSGYFILTNALVTGAVILYCWQTEKKTFFYTQAIILHGSMNAVFVSADFLSVYVALEVIGISAFLLVSYPRTDRSIWVGLRYLFTSNIAMLFYLMGTILVYKSNQSFAFEGLINSTPEAIALIFLGLLTKGGIFISGLWLPLTHAESESPVSAILSGVVVKAGIFPLLRCAVIMEDFNNFIHIVGVATAFFGIFYAFFSQDTKRILASSTVSQLGWILVAPEVGGYYALAHGLAKANLFMVSGVLPSRSIQELQNRAMSTRLWLTLVVGSLSICGFPLFYGFCAKTLALKSLSSTEELLMNISAVGTAMIYAKFIFLPSDGIDRVKSNLWWGVIPLMGAIFMANFLYLPAYTPLNILKALGLNAIGFALHLLLFKKMIFTLSRYFEELEQIIGVMILMLVVLFWMVVSWSPVSFFV
- the mnhC gene encoding multicomponent Na+:H+ antiporter subunit MnhC; translated protein: MDVMSTGVVAYYVWVASRTGVFTPILVGQIDNDTIEYADPVPLAVILTAIVIGFSIQALMLVGVMKLGKNNPTLESSEIEKNNTP
- the yadG-4 gene encoding ABC2-type transport system ATPase component; the encoded protein is MTPTTNLPSENITTNKIVVVETYELSKIYLTGFWLNKKVPSLKNCTLQVYKGETFGLLGPNGAGKTTLLKTLLGIVKPTSGRAKLLGKPLGDNSVKQRLGYLPENAYYYDFLTAWEFLHFIASLFQIPKHEQNKRILELLDLVGLAKQTAQKKQLRQYSKGMMQRVGMAQALINDPEIVFFDEPMSGLDPMGRYQVRQIILSLKEQGKTIFFNSHVLADVEKICDRIAILARGELLNIGSLDDILGTQETYHATIRNGEIKDMEDWLTNITQENHIFRGELEGNPQEFINHLATTKGELVSINLVRDSLEDYFIRQLEERGITSSQ
- a CDS encoding peptide/nickel transport system ATP-binding protein, with translation MNLSLLSIQNLKIAYKSNYQNSEENINWVVNDVSFDVEKGEIIALVGESGCGKSTIGKAIMGLLPAQTRIEGNILFQEESVISYNFRQMRKFRGEGVGLIFQDPMTRLDPLMTIGEHCRETIKAHRPDLSSQEIKERVINTLELVKIPEKRFSQYPHEFSGGMRQRVAIALTLVLQPKLIIADEPTTSLDVTISNQILRELTTLCKEQEMGLILISHDLNMVGKYGDHIGIMYQGKMVETGMVQDVMNQPSHDYSKILLNSALHNQEKKEHYLDKEKEKKTTILELKKIDKYYSLEPNFIEQLLGKKTEIIKAVDNINFQLYEGEIFGLVGESGCGKSTLSRTILQLIKPTSGQVIFQEKDISILSPRSMLNVRREIQMIFQDPLACLNPLIPIGKAIAEPLIIHKLGNKTEIRSKVIQMLSKVGLCPPEDYLDRYPKEVSGGQQQRVAIARALITNPKLVICDEPVSMLDATVQAQVLKLMLALKEEFKLTYLFITHDLSVARYMCDRIAVMNQGKIVELAITEEIFTNPQHSYTVQLINS
- a CDS encoding Mobile element protein, translated to MKCPECASKGINKNGKQNHICVDCRRQFISKTYMTRVEGENTRLRHCLARLDQKLYVIQNPWRCSSVLFHY
- the mnhE gene encoding multicomponent Na+:H+ antiporter subunit MnhE, whose product is MVPSILFRLVLWFLLTADFGVANVIIGVLVAMLLPPYNIFSKTKSNTSGETIKELLTIFKHIIIAIPQAYKESIDLILHRHRHEETVREAVAPNRSKLLIFLDTYVITFTPKAVVVKYNHRGWYEVHYVRRKAVEKK